The Populus alba chromosome 6, ASM523922v2, whole genome shotgun sequence genome contains a region encoding:
- the LOC118060358 gene encoding protein OXIDATIVE STRESS 3 LIKE 4: MEVLVGPTFSIGGDVSSNGSSFVVPPPPHEKHQVGVAPPFLFLKEEDGDGDESPISSRGGSGIHTDDLSESSSSIGAPDDSEEEEEDDEDEDGVVSSKKNNVLGSLNSLEDALPIKRGLSNHFSGKSKSFTNLSEVNTVNTVKELEKPENPFNKRRRILMANKWSRKSFYSWSNPKSMPLLALHEDDDDDDDDDDDDPRLGATQAQDQENKENPSSEALTQGIIARKLHERRFAKFGMKSQSCFSLSDLQEDEEDDDA, from the exons ATGGAGGTTTTGGTGGGACCCACTTTTAGCATCGGCGGCGATGTTTCCTCAAATGGGTCGTCGTTCGTTGTACCTCCACCACCGCATGAGAAGCACCAGGTGGGAGTGGCCCCGCCGTTCTTGTTCTTGAAAGAGgaagatggtgatggtgatgagaGTCCGATCTCGAGCCGGGGCGGGTCGGGAATACACACGGATGATTTATCTGAGAGTTCTTCGTCAATCGGAGCTCCGGATgacagtgaagaagaagaagaagatgacgaAGACGAAGATGGTGTCGTTTCTTCGAAAAAGAACAACGTTTTGGGCTCTTTGAATTCTTTAGAGGATGCTCTTCCTATCAA gaGGGGATTATCGAATCATTTTTCAGGGAAATCAAAGTCATTTACAAATTTATCAGAAGTGAATACAGTAAACACAGTGAAGGAATTGGAGAAACCAGAGAATCCATTTAACAAAAGGAGGAGaattttaatggcaaataaatGGTCAAGGAAATCTTTTTACAGTTGGTCAAATCCAAAATCCATGCCTCTCCTCGCTCTGCATGaagatgacgacgacgacgacgacgacgacgacgacgacccAAGATTAGGAGCAACACAAGCACAAGATCAAGAAAACAAGGAAAACCCATCAAGTGAAGCACTTACACAAGGCATCATAGCAAGAAAATTGCACGAGAGGAGGTTTGCCAAGTTTGGTATGAAGTCTCAAAGTTGCTTCTCCCTTTCAGATctgcaagaagatgaagaagatgatgatgcatAA